From one Chloroflexota bacterium genomic stretch:
- a CDS encoding acetophenone carboxylase, translated as MVDKIQITEYLDIDLDKEIWCCNRCGKELISARENYKKGCLVYERDPATIYEEMMPGTNLGRPDSGICRVIEFYCPGCGTMVENEYLPPGHPITNDIELDIDSLKQRLADKTLALYRP; from the coding sequence ATGGTAGACAAGATACAAATAACCGAGTATCTGGACATTGACCTCGATAAAGAAATATGGTGCTGCAACAGATGTGGAAAAGAGCTAATCAGCGCCAGGGAGAACTACAAGAAGGGGTGTCTGGTTTACGAAAGAGATCCTGCCACGATATACGAAGAGATGATGCCAGGCACCAATCTTGGAAGGCCTGACTCAGGCATCTGCCGCGTGATCGAGTTCTACTGCCCCGGGTGCGGGACAATGGTAGAAAACGAGTACCTACCGCCAGGGCATCCTATTACCAACGATATAGAGCTGGACATCGACTCACTAAAGCAGCGTCTCGCCGATAAGACTCTGGCTCTCTATCGACCATGA